The Helicobacter sp. MIT 21-1697 genome includes a window with the following:
- a CDS encoding UDP-N-acetylglucosamine 2-epimerase produces the protein MKNLLFIFGTRPEAIKLAPVILEFKKYPQIYNIIICNTEQQKELSHKALSFFGLEADINLGVMVENQSLSSLQARILVKLEEVFKNHKIDGVFIQGDTMSVFAGALSCFYHKADIFHIEAGLRSYDLLEPFPEEAIRQMVSRITTLHFAPTKKSAKSLKKEGISKDKIYQVGQTGIDALSLLNKKALQNATKFWKSKSVDVIGGGGYSINYCS, from the coding sequence GTGAAAAATTTATTATTTATTTTTGGGACAAGACCAGAAGCGATAAAGTTAGCTCCTGTAATCTTGGAATTTAAAAAATATCCACAAATATATAATATCATTATTTGCAATACAGAACAACAAAAAGAGCTATCTCACAAAGCTTTAAGTTTTTTTGGATTAGAGGCAGATATAAATTTAGGGGTAATGGTAGAAAATCAGAGTTTATCATCATTACAAGCTAGAATTTTAGTAAAGCTAGAAGAAGTTTTTAAAAATCATAAGATTGATGGGGTTTTTATTCAAGGAGATACGATGAGTGTTTTTGCAGGTGCACTCTCTTGTTTTTATCATAAGGCGGATATTTTTCATATTGAAGCAGGATTGCGCTCTTATGATTTGCTTGAGCCTTTCCCAGAAGAAGCGATAAGACAAATGGTAAGCAGAATTACAACATTGCATTTTGCTCCAACGAAAAAATCTGCTAAATCTCTCAAAAAAGAGGGTATAAGTAAAGACAAAATCTATCAAGTAGGGCAAACAGGTATTGACGCACTTTCTCTACTCAATAAAAAAGCATTGCAAAACGCAACAAAATTTTGGAAGTCAAAAAGCGTGGATGTCATCGGGGGGGGGGGGTATAGTATTAATTACTGCTCATAG